From Nicotiana tabacum cultivar K326 chromosome 22, ASM71507v2, whole genome shotgun sequence, one genomic window encodes:
- the LOC107809626 gene encoding protein NRT1/ PTR FAMILY 8.1: MQKDMGEVSGEDDLYTKDGTVDYRNNPAKKTETGSWKACPFILGNECCERLAYYGMSTNLVLYFKKRLNQHSATASKNVSNWSGTCYITPLIGAFLADAYLGRYWTIACFSIIYVIGMTLLTLSASVPGLKPSSDPKEVQTAVCFVALYLIALGTGGIKPCVSSYGADQFDDADEVEKKHKSSFFNWFYFSINIGALIASSVLVWIQDNVGWGWGFGIPAVTMAIAVVSFFSGTRLYRNQRPGGSPLTRICQVVVASFRKFKVDVPRDKTSLYETTDAESAITGSRKLDHTKDLCFFDKAAVQTESDHMKGNIDGWRLCTVTQVEELKAIIRLLPIWATGIVFSAVYSQMSTMFVLQGASMDTRVGNSSFKIPPASLSIFDTLSVIFWVPIYDQVIVPIARKITGHKNGLTQLQRMGTGLFISIFAMVSAAILELFRLKYVKRHNYYELEQVPMSIFWQVPQYFLIGCAEVFTFIGQLEFFYEQAPDAMRSLSSALSLTTVALGNYLSSLLVTIVMKTTTKNGKPGWIPDNLNYGHLDYFYYLLAVLSVLNLGVYLMIAKWYTYKRPVGTLR, encoded by the exons ATGCAGAAAGACATGGGAGAAGTTTCTGGAGAAGATGATTTGTATACGAAAGATGGAACAGTTGATTACCGCAATAATCCAGCTAAGAAGACTGAAACTGGGTCTTGGAAAGCCTGCCCTTTCATCTTAG GAAATGAGTGTTGTGAAAGATTGGCATACTATGGGATGAGCACAAATCTTGTTCTGTATTTCAAGAAAAGGCTCAACCAACACAGTGCTACAGCTTCAAAGAATGTCTCAAATTGGTCCGGAACATGCTACATCACACCACTAATTGGAGCATTTCTAGCAGATGCATATCTTGGAAGATACTGGACAATTGCCTGCTTCTCAATCATCTATGTAATT GGGATGACTCTGTTGACATTGTCAGCTTCTGTCCCAGGCCTAAAGCCAAGCAGTGATCCAAAGGAAGTGCAAACTGCAGTTTGCTTTGTTGCACTTTACCTCATAGCATTGGGCACTGGTGGGATTAAGCCCTGCGTTTCATCTTATGGGGCAGATCAGTTTGATGATGCTGATGAAGTTGAGAAGAAACACAAGTCATCTTTCTTTAATTGGTTCTATTTTTCGATTAATATCGGTGCTCTTATTGCTTCTTCAGTGCTGGTTTGGATACAAGATAATGTGGGCTGGGGATGGGGTTTTGGAATTCCAGCAGTGACTATGGCCATTGCTGTAGTAAGCTTCTTTTCAGGGACCCGATTGTATCGCAACCAAAGACCTGGAGGGAGCCCTCTGACTCGCATATGTCAAGTGGTTGTTGCGTCCTTCAGAAAATTTAAAGTTGATGTGCCTAGAGACAAAACTTCCTTGTATGAGACAACAGATGCAGAGTCTGCAATCACAGGGAGTCGCAAGCTTGATCATACAAAAGACCTTTG TTTCTTCGACAAGGCAGCAGTGCAGACAGAGTCTGACCATATGAAAGGCAATATAGACGGATGGAGACTTTGCACTGTGACCCAAGTTGAGGAGCTCAAAGCCATTATACGATTGCTACCTATATGGGCCACGGGGATCGTATTTAGTGCTGTATATAGTCAAATGAGTACCATGTTTGTGTTGCAAGGAGCGTCCATGGACACTCGCGTAGGAAATTCCAGCTTCAAGATTCCACCAGCATCACTTAGCATTTTCGACACTCTCAGCGTTATATTCTGGGTTCCCATTTATGACCAAGTTATTGTTCCAATTGCTAGGAAGATTACAGGTCACAAGAATGGCTTGACACAACTACAGAGAATGGGTACAGGGCTCTTCATATCCATCTTTGCCATGGTATCTGCAGCTATTCTGGAGCTCTTTCGGCTAAAATATGTGAAAAGACATAACTACTATGAACTGGAGCAGGTCCCCATGTCAATATTTTGGCAGGTTCCACAATATTTCCTTATAGGTTGTGCAGAAGTTTTCACATTCATCGGTCAGTTGGAGTTCTTCTACGAGCAAGCACCAGATGCCATGAGAAGTTTGAGTTCGGCTTTATCACTGACTACCGTTGCACTTGGGAATTACTTGAGTTCTCTGCTTGTGACTATTGTCATGAAAACTACAACCAAGAATGGGAAACCTGGTTGGATACCAGATAACCTGAATTATGGTCACCTTGACTACTTCTATTATCTTTTGGCTGTGCTGAGTGTACTGAATTTGGGAGTTTATCTCATGATAGCTAAGTGGTATACTTACAAAAGACCAGTGGGAACACTGCGTTGA